DNA from Synechococcus sp. CBW1108:
CTGTGACCACAGTGCCGTTGGGTTGGACTGCCACCAGTAGCCTTTGCAGGGGCTGAACCTGCTTGACCACCACCGAGCCGTGGGGCTGGTTGCGGATCACGATGGCTACCCTCCCCTCCTCTTTGGCAGCCTCAATCAGGGCGCTGGGATTGGCCACGGGCACCCCACGCACATCCACAAACACCGTGACCGGAGTCAGGGCACCGGTGGCCCTGGCCAGGGCGCCGCTGAGTTTGGGGCTCCAGATCACCCCAACGGCGGCTAGGACTACGGCGGCGGCGGCAGCTGCATCCACCAGGCTCCAGGAGCGGCCGCTGGGGGCGGAAGGCAGGTCACTGTTGGCGGCCATCGGTCTCAGCGGCGTTCGAGGCAGTGTAAGGAGGTCGGTGCGAGCCCAC
Protein-coding regions in this window:
- a CDS encoding DUF4330 domain-containing protein; translated protein: MAANSDLPSAPSGRSWSLVDAAAAAAVVLAAVGVIWSPKLSGALARATGALTPVTVFVDVRGVPVANPSALIEAAKEEGRVAIVIRNQPHGSVVVKQVQPLQRLLVAVQPNGTVVTATDPNQFRLGSLDARFVLEGQGRKSGGGVVFGNQNLKIGTPVEIEGQQYRLSGTVSGLEIGAN